A section of the Oncorhynchus gorbuscha isolate QuinsamMale2020 ecotype Even-year linkage group LG04, OgorEven_v1.0, whole genome shotgun sequence genome encodes:
- the LOC124033573 gene encoding lysophosphatidylcholine acyltransferase 2-like, with translation MTPRRVFALPRQQSLFLPAVLNPFVQEVKLAKADIIKCVFRGIFLVPIRAIFLTLVLMVTWPVAVITTFMHPLKGAVAPMTGWRRFMCRRVMAFLGRSYYFFMGFRVVVKGQQVSSAEAPILAVAPHSTFFDGIVCIVAGLPSTVSRTENLATPIFGRFVRCLQPVLVSRQDPDSRKNTIMEIDSRAKSGGRWPQILVFPEGTCTNRSCLITFKQGAFVPGVPVQPVVMRYPNRLDTVTWTWQGFSSRTLLLLTLSQLYTNVEIEFLPPVTPTEEEKKRPVLFARTVRNVMAQALGVPVTDHTYEDCRLMISAGELTLPMEAGLVEFTKISQKLDLKWDNVKKELEGFAAVACSCKGGHINIQEFASFLKLPISPALQELFALFDRDGDGTIDFREYVIGVTILCRPANTEEVLRTAFQLFDTDEDQRITHEEFSSMLRSALGVCDLNVSKLFKEIDTDSSEFITFSEFQAFALNHPEYAKLFTTYLELQRYQALQGVESELSSTNHVPSEDNQEESISDKKDD, from the exons ATGACTCCCCGGAGAGTGTTCGCGCTACCCAGGCAGCAATCCCTGTTTCTTCCGGCCGTCCTTAATCCGTTTGTGCAGGAGGTGAAATTGGCCAAGGCTGACATTATCAAA TGTGTATTCCGGGGAATCTTCCTGGTACCTATCCGTGCCATCTTCCTGACTCTGGTTCTCATGGTAACATGGCCTGTTGCTGTCATAACAACATTCATGCACCCTCTCAAAGGAGCAGTGGCACCCATGACCGGATGGAGACG GTTCATGTGTCGGCGTGTGATGGCATTCCTGGGGAGGTCCTACTACTTCTTCATGGGCTTCAGGGTGGTGGTGAAGGGCCAGCAGGTGAGCAGTGCAGAGGCCCCCATTCTGGCTGTGGCCCCACACTCCACCTTCTTTGATGGCATTGTGTGCATCGTAGCAGGCCTGCCCTCCACTGTGTCCCGCACTGAGAACCTCGCCACTCCTATATTTGGCA GGTTTGTGCGGTGTCTCCAGCCGGTGCTGGTCTCCAGACAGGACCCAGACTCCCGTAAGAACACCATTATGGAGATAGACAGCAGAGCCAAGTCTGGAGGCCGCTGGCCACAG ATCCTGGTCTTCCCTGAGGGGACTTGTACAAATCGCTCATGTCTCATCACTTTCAAACAAG GTGCCTTCGTCCCTGGGGTCCCGGTGCAGCCTGTGGTCATGAGATATCCCAACAGACTGGACACTGTGACTTGGACTTGGCAAGGCTTCAGCTC GAGAACCCTGCTGCTTCTCACTCTGTCTCAGCTCTACACCAATGTAGAGATAGAG TTTCTTCCTCCAGTTACCCCTACTGAGGAGGAAAAGAAAAGACCCGTGCTGTTCGCCAGGACAGTACGAAATGTTATGGccca GGCCCTGGGTGTGCCAGTGACGGACCACACATATGAGGACTGTAGACTGATGATCTCGGCTGGGGAGCTCACCCTGCCAATGGAGGCTGGTCTAGTGGAGTTCACTAAGATCAGCCAAAAACTTGA CCTGAAGTGGGACAACGTGAAGAAGGAGCTGGAGGGCTTTGCAGCCGTGGCCTGCTCCTGTAAAGGAGGCCACATCAACATCCAGGAGTTCGCCAGCTTCCTCAAGCTGCCCATCAGCCCCGCCCTGCAGGAGCTGTTTGCTCTATTTGACAGG gaTGGAGATGGCACCATTGACTTCAGAGAGTATGTCATCGGTGTAACCATCTTATGTCGGCCAGCTAACACCGAAGAGGTCCTCCGCACAGCTTTCCAG ctgttTGACACTGACGAGGACCAAAGAATCACTCATGAAGAGTTCTCCTCCATGCTTCGCTCTGCTCTAGGCGTGTGTGACCTCAACGTCTCCAAACTCTTTAAGGagatagatacagacagctctgaATTCATCACGTTCT CCGAGTTCCAGGCGTTTGCCCTGAACCACCCAGAGTATGCCAAGCTGTTCACCACCTATCTGGAGCTCCAGCGGTACCAGGCCCTCCAGGGGGTGGAGTCAGAACTCTCTTCCACCAATCATGTCCCCTCTGAGGACAACCAGGAAGAGAGCATCTCTGACAAGAAGGACGACTAA